In Sorghum bicolor cultivar BTx623 chromosome 8, Sorghum_bicolor_NCBIv3, whole genome shotgun sequence, one genomic interval encodes:
- the LOC8067169 gene encoding putative disease resistance protein At3g14460: MADLALAGLRWAASPIFNKLLNEASAYLSVDMVRELQKLEATVLPQFDLVIQAAEKSPHKGKLEAWLRRLKEAFYDAEDLLDEHEYNLLKRKAKSGKDPLLGEDETSSIASTIMKPFHTAKSKARNLLPENRRLISKMNEIKAILTEAKELRDLLSIAPGNTTGLGWPAVPATIVPPTTVTSLSTSKVFGRDKDRDRILDFLLGKTAADEASSTRYSSLAIIGAGGMGKSTLVQYVYNDKRIEEGFDIRMWVCISRKLDVRRHTREIIESATNGECPCIDNLDTLQCKLRDILQKSQKFLLVLDDVWFEKSDSETEWFQLLDPFVSKQMGSKVLVTSRRETLPAAVFCDQQQVVHLEKMDDANFLALFKHHAFSGAKIGDQLLHNKLEHTAVEIAKRLGQCPLAAKVLGSRLSTKKDTAEWKGALKLRDLSEPFTVLLWSYKKLDPRLQRCFLYCSLFPKGHKYKPDELVHLWVAEGLVGSCNLSSMTIEDVGRDYFNEMLSGSFFQLVSETEYYSYYIMHDILHDLAQSLSVEDCFRLEEDNIREVPCTVRHLSLQVESLQKHKQIIYKLQNLRTIICIDPLMDDASDIFDQMLRNQKKLRVLYLSFYNSSKLPESIGRLKHLRYLNLIRTLISELPRSLCTLYHLQLLQLSLTVERLPDKLCNLSKLRHMGAYKEYPHALMEKSIHQIPNIGKLISLQHMHTFSVQKKQGYELWQLKDLNELGGSLKVENLENVSEKEEALESMLYKKNRLKKLRLAWSSEKGMDAVDTLHLDVLEGLRPSPQLSGLTIKGYKSGTYPRWLLEPSYFENLECLKLNCCTLLEGLPPNTELLRHCTRLCLKNVPKLKILSCLPAMLTKLSIETCPLLMFVSKNELDQHDLRENIMKTEDLASKLASMWEVNSGSNIREVLAEDYSSLKQLTTQMGDDISQHLQIIESGLEEGGDIILEKENMIKAWLFCHEQRITVIYGRTMELPLVLPSGIRELYLSSCSITDEALAICLGGLTSLTTLMLEYNMALTALPSEEVFEHLTKLDLLAVRGCWCLRSLGGSHAAPSLSRLYCIDCPSLDLAGAAESMSFNLAGDLYICGCILAADSFINGLPHLKSLSIACCRSFPSLSIGHLTSLESLSLLRLPDLCSLEGLSSWQLDSLSLIDVPNLTAKCISQFRVQKWLSVSSFVLLNQMLKAEGFIVPPNLGLHVCKEPSASFGECANLLSVKHLDIWDCKMESLPGNLKFLSSLESLDIGICPNITSLPVLPSSLQRITIYGCDDLKKNCREPDGESWPQISHIRWKHFYE, from the coding sequence ATGGCAGACTTGGCACTCGCTGGGTTAAGGTGGGCAGCATCGCCCATTTTCAACAAGCTTCTTAACGAAGCTTCAGCTTACCTCAGTGTGGACATGGTGCGTGAGCTCCAAAAACTAGAAGCCACCGTCCTGCCACAATTTGATCTGGTGATTCAAGCAGCAGAGAAGAGCCCCCATAAGGGCAAGCTCGAGGCATGGCTTCGGCGGCTCAAAGAAGCCTTTTATGATGCTGAGGACCTGCTGGACGAGCATGAGTACAATCTCCTCAAGCGCAAGGCCAAGAGCGGAAAAGATCCCCTGCTAGGAGAGGATGAAACCTCCTCCATTGCATCAACAATCATGAAGCCTTTTCATACTGCTAAGAGCAAGGCACGCAACTTGCTCCCTGAGAATAGAAGGCTAATTAGCAAGATGAATGAGATCAAAGCTATCCTAACAGAAGCCAAGGAGCTTCGGGATCTTCTTAGCATAGCACCTGGAAATACTACAGGTTTAGGGTGGCCAGCTGTACCAGCAACCATTGTTCCTCCAACCACAGTGACATCACTTTCCACATCAAAGGTTTTCGGTCGTGACAAGGATCGCGATCGTATATTAGATTTTCTTCTTGGCAAGACAGCAGCTGACGAGGCAAGTTCGACTAGGTACTCCAGTTTGGCCATTATTGGTGCGGGCGGAATGGGGAAGTCCACCTTAGTGCAGTATGTCTACAATGACAAGAGGATAGAAGAAGGCTTTGATATCAGGATGTGGGTCTGCATCTCACGCAAGCTTGATGTCCGTCGTCACACAAGGGAGATTATTGAGTCTGCAACAAATGGGGAGTGCCCATGTATTGAtaatcttgatactctccagtGCAAATTACGTGACATACTGCAGAAGTCACAGAAATTCCTACTTGTCTTGGATGATGTTTGGTTCGAAAAATCAGACAGCGAGACAGAGTGGTTTCAGCTCCTGGATCCatttgtctctaaacagatgggAAGCAAAGTTTTGGTGACTTCTCGGCGTGAAACACTTCCGGCCGCTGTTTTCTGTGATCAACAACAAGTTGTTCATTTGGAAAAAATGGATGATGCCAATTTCTTGGCACTCTTCAAACACCATGCTTTCTCTGGAGCAAAAATTggagatcaacttttgcacaaTAAGCTGGAACATACTGCAGTGGAGATTGCTAAAAGGCTTGGACAATGTCCTTTGGCAGCAAAAGTTCTTGGTTCCCGGTTGAGCACAAAAAAAGATACTGCTGAATGGAAAGGTGCTCTAAAGCTCAGAGATTTAAGTGAGCCCTTCACAGTTCTCTTGTGGAGTTACAAGAAGTTAGATCCACGTCTGCAGAGGTGCTTCTTGTATTGCAGCTTATTCCCAAAAGGTCATAAATATAAACCTGATGAGTTGGTTCACCTTTGGGTGGCAGAAGGGCTTGTTGGTTCATGTAATTTGAGTAGCATGACAATAGAAGATGTCGGGAGGGATTATTTCAATGAGATGCTCTCTGGGTCTTTCTTTCAATTGGTTTCTGAAACAGAGTATTATTCATACTATATCATGCACGACATCCTTCATGATTTGGCACAGTCACTCTCTGTAGAAGACTGCTTCAGATTAGAAGAGGATAATATCAGAGAAGTACCATGCACTGTTCGACATCTCTCTCTTCAGGTTGAGAGTTTGCAAAAGCATAAGCAAATTATCTACAAGCTACAGAATTTACGCACTATCATCTGCATTGATCCACTAATGGATGATGCAAGCGATATTTTTGATCAGATGCTGCGGAACCAGAAGAAGTTACGTGTATTGTATTTGTCATTTTACAACAGTAGTAAGTTGCCTGAATCTATTGGTAGGCTGAAGCACCTTCGGTATTTGAACCTTATCAGAACGTTAATTTCTGAATTGCCTAGATCATTATGTACTCTTTACCACTTGCAGTTACTTCAGTTAAGCCTAACGGTGGAGAGGTTGCCTGACAAGCTTTGCAACTTAAGTAAGTTGCGACATATGGGGGCGTACAAGGAGTACCCACATGCCTTGATGGAAAAATCTATTCATCAAATTCCCAATATAGGCAAGCTAATTTCGCTACAACACATGCATACCTTTTCTGTGCAAAAGAAGCAAGGATACGAGTTGTGGCAGCTGAAGGACTTGAATGAGCTTGGTGGCAGTTTAAAAGTAGAAAATCTTGAGAATGTTTCAGAAAAAGAAGAAGCCTTAGAGTCCATGCTCTATAAGAAGAATCGCCTTAAAAAGTTGCGGCTTGCCTGGAGTAGCGAGAAGGGAATGGATGCAGTGGATACTTTACATCTGGATGTTCTAGAAGGTCTGAGACCGTCACCCCAACTTAGTGGCCTCACAATCAAAGGCTACAAATCTGGCACATATCCAAGGTGGTTACTTGAGCCATCCTATTTTGAAAATTTGGAATGTTTAAAGCTTAATTGCTGCACTTTGTTAGAAGGCCTACCACCTAATACTGAGCTCCTACGGCATTGCACTAGGCTGTGTCTAAAAAATGTTCCAAAATTGAAGATTTTATCTTGTCTTCCAGCAATGCTTACAAAATTGTCAATTGAGACGTGCCCACTGCTTATGTTTGTCTCCAAAAATGAGCTCGACCAGCATGATTTGAGGGAAAATATAATGAAGACAGAGGACCTGGCATCTAAACTTGCATCAATGTGGGAGGTCAATTCAGGATCAAATATTAGGGAAGTACTTGCAGAGGACTATTCATCCCTGAAGCAGTTGACAACGCAGATGGGTGATGATATATCACAACATCTTCAAATTATTGAAAGTGGCCTAGAGGAAGGAGGAGATATAATATTGGAGAAAGAAAATATGATCAAGGCATGGCTTTTTTGCCATGAGCAGAGGATAACAGTCATTTATGGAAGGACCATGGAGCTGCCACTGGTTCTACCATCAGGAATACGTGAACTTTATCTTTCTTCATGCAGTATTACAGATGAAGCTTTAGCTATTTGCCTTGGTGGCCTCACTTCATTGACAACGTTAATGCTGGAATATAATATGGCATTAACTGCACTTCCTTCAGAAGAGGTGTTTGAGCATTTGACAAAGCTTGACTTGTTGGCTGTAAGAGGTTGTTGGTGTCTCAGATCACTGGGGGGCTCACATGCTGCTCCATCTCTTTCCAGACTTTATTGTATTGATTGCCCTTCTTTAGATCTGGCAGGTGCAGCAGAATCTATGTCATTCAACCTTGCTGGAGACCTCTACATATGTGGCTGCATTCTGGCAGCCGATTCGTTCATTAATGGCTTGCCACACCTGAAATCTCTTTCCATTGCATGTTGCAGAAGCTTCCCGTCCTTATCGATTGGCCACCTGACCTCCCTTGAATCATTATCTCTACTTCGTCTCCCCGATCTGTGCTCTCTTGAAGGCTTGTCTTCCTGGCAACTTGATAGCCTAAGTTTGATAGATGTTCCAAACCTCACTGCCAAGTGCATCTCACAGTTTCGTGTCCAGAAATGGCTCAGCGTTAGTAGTTTCGTACTGCTCAACCAGATGCTCAAGGCTGAAGGGTTTATAGTCCCACCAAATCTTGGTCTTCATGTTTGCAAGGAGCCGTCAGCTTCATTTGGAGAATGTGCAAATCTCTTATCTGTCAAGCACCTGGACATTTGGGATTG